In Methanomicrobium antiquum, one DNA window encodes the following:
- a CDS encoding diacylglycerol/polyprenol kinase family protein: MKETYRQFSHLLFGLLICAFIYIAKTEVSIYTFIAVIFTGVIIADAISRGINVPLFSYLIKKLERDGSFPGKGALFFFVGVLFCLRFFGEDITITSIIVLSVLDSVSTVAGLNFGKHKIYGKKSLEGTVLGITASIFVLIFFISPITAVILSVIAGIAELISPVDDNLTIPVVSCVCLFFLDKLFII; this comes from the coding sequence GTGAAAGAGACATACAGACAATTTTCGCATCTTTTATTCGGACTTTTAATCTGCGCATTCATCTATATTGCAAAAACAGAAGTTTCAATATACACATTCATCGCCGTTATATTCACCGGAGTTATAATTGCAGATGCAATATCAAGAGGAATTAATGTTCCTCTTTTCTCATATCTGATTAAGAAACTTGAAAGAGACGGCTCATTTCCGGGAAAAGGGGCTCTTTTCTTTTTCGTAGGCGTTTTGTTCTGCCTTCGTTTCTTTGGAGAGGATATAACAATAACATCGATAATTGTCCTCTCCGTCCTTGACAGTGTATCAACAGTTGCCGGTCTGAATTTTGGAAAACACAAAATATATGGCAAAAAATCACTGGAAGGAACAGTTTTGGGAATCACTGCATCAATATTCGTATTAATATTTTTCATATCGCCAATAACTGCAGTCATATTGTCTGTTATCGCCGGAATTGCTGAACTAATATCTCCGGTTGATGACAATCTTACAATTCCGGTTGTATCCTGTGTCTGTCTGTTCTTCCTGGATAAATTATTCATAATCTAG
- a CDS encoding pentapeptide repeat-containing protein gives MEEKTLLKLLIIVIIILMASVIGNVLLYMGITEANTNTFTSLKNTSETAEVPDSISYMDYSGAYFEGADLSGINGYKAILTGADLRSADLHGAKLTLADLSGADLREADLIGAKLDYAILRGTDLRGADLSFADLRGADLTDADLTNALIEGTDIRWIKGEYKR, from the coding sequence ATGGAAGAAAAAACTCTTTTAAAACTGCTTATTATAGTAATAATAATACTCATGGCCTCGGTTATAGGAAATGTACTTCTCTATATGGGTATTACTGAGGCCAACACCAACACATTCACTTCACTAAAAAATACTTCAGAAACTGCAGAAGTTCCTGACTCAATATCATACATGGACTACAGCGGTGCATACTTTGAAGGAGCAGATCTTTCAGGGATAAACGGATACAAAGCTATTCTTACAGGTGCTGACTTAAGAAGTGCCGACCTTCACGGAGCAAAGCTTACACTTGCAGATCTATCAGGGGCAGACTTAAGAGAAGCAGACCTGATAGGGGCAAAACTTGACTATGCAATTCTTAGAGGAACAGACTTAAGGGGCGCAGACCTAAGCTTTGCAGACTTAAGAGGAGCTGACTTAACAGACGCTGATTTAACAAACGCACTTATCGAAGGAACAGACATCAGATGGATAAAAGGAGAGTATAAAAGGTAA